The Euleptes europaea isolate rEulEur1 chromosome 7, rEulEur1.hap1, whole genome shotgun sequence genomic sequence AACAGCTATGGAAAGCTGCTGGGAGagttcatctggagatttgggctgagctgccaccaatatgcagattatACTCAGCTTGGTCCAGTGTGGTATAACGGTTAAGAACGGCAGaatctagtctggagaaccgggtttgtttccccactcctccccatgaagcctgctgggtgaccttgggctagtcacagttctcacagaactctctcagccccacctacctcacgaggtgcccgttgtgcggaggggaaggaaaggtaattgtaagctgctttgagtctccttaaaggtagagaaaagcggggtataaacaccaactcttcttcaccttcaTCTTGtgctaccagcagatcccagggaggctgtgaaaAGGTGCCTGAAGGCAGTCTTGGAATGGATGAGGACTAATaatctgaaacttaatcccaacaaaacagaggtgctactggtggggagAAGATCTGACCTAGGAAATCGGTTATCCTCTttcctggatggggttgcacactccttaaaggagcaggttcacagcttgggtgTGCGCCTAGACCTGggtctcctgttggataaactggtggcagcagtggccaggggtgcctttcagcagTTTGAGCTGAAAAGTCAGATGCAGTCTTTCCTGGATAGAAAAGATCTTCCCACTGTGGTGCACGTTGCGGAAACATCTAGATATTACGGCAATGCGCTCTACAtgcagctgcccttgaagactgtccggaagctacagttggtacagaatgctgcagccagggtgttgactggagtgggtcatagggaccaatATCTCTCCAGTGTTGTTCCACATACACTGACTTCCAAATTGCTTTTGGGCTCAATTCACGATTCccatattgacctttaaagccctgtaccacctggggccaacataccttacggactgccttctcccatatacACCTACCCGCTCATTCGGGTCATCCTTGGAggtcctgcttcagttgcccctgccatctgaggctcaACAGGTAGCAGCCCGAGAAAGGACCTTCTCTGTTGTggtaccaaaactttggaactccctccccaaggaggtttgtctgtctccctctattggtgtgtTTTGCCAGCAGGTTATGACTTTTTGGTTTCATCAGGCATACCCCCGTAATGTtttttggccctccttctagtattATTTGTTTGTGGGTTTGAATTGAATTATATTAAACTgtatttaattgtttaaatgttttaatatttttatgttagctgccttgtggaccctgatagggtggaaaggcggcataaaaatgttttaaataaatattgtcaTGCATTCCGCATCCTGCTTGCGAGATACATCTGAATGGCCTCCGACATGATTTCTTCTATGCGTTAATGTGAGTGGTCTTTGTGGTTTTGAGAAGCCCACgccgaagcaaaaaaaaaaaagtacaaaaatgTTGTGGCCTCAAAACATGTGTGTGataataatataaatatttcTCAGGTATGGCAAGTTCAGTTAAGCTGACCTTTTCGTCATACTGTCACTGTACAGTATCCTCTGTGATGTAACCATACCTGCTTCGTTTTCTAATGCAGCTTTTTCCTATCAGTGTTTTGAAGGCAAGTCCTAAGTGGCAGCGACATTTTGCAGAGACTTGTGCATAGCTTTCATCTTTGACTCGCAGGAGAGACACGCCAAGAATTGCTTCAGCTTCCCTTCTAGAGCCCTCCTTCACATTTAACCCTCCTTGAGATCCTAAGTGCCATGATTGCCATATATTATTTCCTGTTCTGCCATATGAaacttgggggaaatggctgctgtgtatTAATCAGCTCCATAACTGGTAGAGCTTTATTTCAAGTAAAATCTTAGGAAACCAGAGTTATGCGGCCCGTGAAATCTGCCGTGAGGCAGTCCATTTTTAAGCCTATTTAAGCATTGTTATTGTTGGTCTTCCAAGGCCGGtcctggctttcttccatctCGCTGGAGCAGGAGGTGCACCAGAAGGCATTGCCTTTTGGTCTTCAAGGAGAGTCCGTTCAGAAATCGCTCTTCCCATCATAGGAGGAAGCTTGGCTTGAAATTTCCCAATATTCTGTAGTTGTCACCCATGTCAGCCATTATAGGGTAACCCTGACCTCCctttctcaaaactccaaaagttCCCACAGTTTCAgtagaattgggggtggggggtagggctCTTCTCTACCTGGTAATAGCAAGTTGGTTGGGTCCTATACAAATCTGAAAGGGAAAGGGCTGTTGGGTGGAGTCAACTGTGGGGAGAACAGATTTCTTCTTCTGTAGCAGTTTTGTTCAGATAAAATGCCAAACGATTGAGACATAAAAATGGAGAGAAGCAAAATGTGTCTACTTGGTAATTGAAAATCTAGCAGTCAGAGCAAGCGATTGCCAATAGCAAAATAGTAATAAGCAATTAtgcttattactattattacttattactattattacttattattattatgcttatTACTATTTTGCTATTGGCAATCACTTGCTCTGACTGCTAGATTTTCAATTACCAAGTAGACACATTTTGCTTCTCTCCATTTTTATGTCTCAATCGCTTGGCATTTTATCTGAACAAAACTGTATTTTATCTGaacaaaactgtatttaatacTAACTCCTCATTATATAAGATACCATTTATATAACTTATCCCATATATAATTCACTTTTCTAAACATACTTTTATTGCCATTAATATTGTCATTTCTGGGGTTTTTATCTTAATGTAGGTTAATAGCAAGCATATTAGTTTGAAAGCTTCCCTGCCACATGTCAGAAGTTAAAATGTGTATGTATATTCAGaaggtacagcccaatctcgtcagatctcagaagctacatatgatcagtacttggaagggagacctccaaggaagactcttcaaaggaaggcaatggcaaaccacctcttcttatcacttgccttgaaaaccccttactGGGGTCGATATTTACTAGTGCTACTTCCTCTAGTTAATATCCAAAAGATGGTATATAACCATATCACAGACTTCTCTTTTTCATCAGAGGAAATAACCTTAttaccctttttttttaaaaaaagatattttattaacatttttagaaaaaaatagataacaaacaaacacacatacacttccATCCACACAGTTTACCCTTACTTCTGGGGTCAATATATCTCTTAAACATTACGCTATTATTATGGTATTCCTTTGGTGTACTTAATCTATAATGGTTAACAGGTATTCTACTTTGAATTAACAATTATTGCTTTTATCTATGTTTATACTCTAGATTTATCTTAATCTATATATTATTCAAAACATCTTATTATATTCTGTCTCTATAATATATCAGCTAAACTTTCCAATTAGCATATTCAAAAAAgctctcccatttcttctgtatatCTTCAATCAATCTTCCTTTCAGCATATTAGTTAATCTGTCTATCACCTCAAATTCtaccattttttgttgccacttttctagatCTGGAATAGCTTCTTGCTTCCATGATGTTGCCAACACTATTCTTGCTGTAGTCATCAGATAGCCAAATAGTTCTCTGTGATTACTTTGTAAGTTTTCCGGTGCTATCCCCAGTAGCATAGTTTCTGGATTCAttggaaatttaatttttaaaaccttttgtaTCTCTTGATGAATCTGtgcccaaaatttcttaacttttttgcaagtccaccacaGATGGAAATAAGTTCCGtctttatctttgcatttccagcagtgaCAATCATATGATTCGTCCATCTTTTTTATGTCCATTGGcgtgatataccatctaaaaaattgtttataccaattttctcgcAGATTAGAGATAACCTTGTTACCCTTGAGGCATTGCCTCATGTCTCTCTGATGGCTTTTGGTAAGCCTTCAATGACTGATGTATTCATCAGGGCTTTCAACAGtctttaaaaggttggggaccactggctTGGAgtatcagaccaggatctgggagacccagattcaaatccccactttgctatggaagcttgctggttactcttaggccagtcactctcagcccaacccactTTACAActggttgttgtaagaataaaatggaagaggggagaacaatgttgaaACCGGCTTTGGAGTCCCCGTTGGGGAAGAAAGCAGTGAATAAATgtatatacaaaaataaaactatgTCCCTAGGGATATCTGGAGTTTGATCCTCAGTCTAACTCAGCATTGTTTATCCCTTTGAATTTGCATATTACCTGGTATACTCAGAGTATGGACACTCCTCCATATGATGGTATGAATTGTGTGGTACAATTTCCGCAGGTATTCGAATGTTCTTAAGGCTCATGGGTTAGAAGCTTAATGGTCcagtcctaaacacagttacaccctgCTAAGTCCATTGaatcaatggccttagaaagataggattgccctgtaagacACATTGACTATAAGCAAGACCAGAAGTCACAAAGGCAACTCTTGGCTCAGGTATGGATGGCTGTATTATGAGaataataatactgacctaccttatGGGGTATGCAAGTATCACTGAGATAGCATTTGTTTGATCAGTTAGGAAAAAGTGCTGTATAAATACAGAACAATTTAAGAGGCTGTTCAGTTTAGTAGTTTTGCATTTGCCAATTGCAGCTTGATGTAAAAAACCCAGACTGGAAATATGCTtgctgtctctctttttttgtctgttttgcaaaTCACTGTATGTAATAGTAGTGacctggccttagggttgccaggtccccgctgGGGGCGAGGGGTCCCCCACTTCAGGCCCCCTCCCCTGGTGctgctcagctggctggcgggggtcttaccagctgcaaattgaggcctagacCCCAGCCCAGTCAGCACGATGGCATCgcttccagaagtgatgccatcacatcACTGATGACGTGGGagatactctggtatttgggcaaaaactattTTTACAATAGAGTTTTGCCCCAAAACCAGAGCCTCTCCTACGTCGTCAGCGacatgataacatcacttctagaagtgatgtcatcatgctgacAGGACCAAgacctaggcctcaatttgcagctggtaagacccccgcctgcccacccctcccccaccagatgccagggggtacctgacaaccctagctggccTCCATGTAGGTAGTGAAATTTGGGTAAGAAGGCCAGCCACGACTTTGAATGATAATTCGGcaaacctaggattgccaacctccaggtaatagctggagatctcctgctattacaactgatctccagccaatatagatcagttcacctggagaagatggccgcttgggccattggactctatggcattgaagtccctcacgtccccaaatcccgccctcctcaggctcagcctcaaaaacctcctgccgatggcaaagagggacctggcaaccctaggcaacccccctTGTTTTACTTACATTCAGACTGGCAATGCAATAAAGCCGCTAGGAACCCTGAAATATCCTTTCAGTCTATCCTACCTCTCTCATTACCTTGCCCTAGCCCTCCCATCCTGACCAGATGCCaccaacaacatttttaaaaagtaatagaaaaagtatggaggagtggagaaagccAGGCAGAGGAAGGAGACAGTGAGGCtaatagtgcattcctgaagggggggcgaatgctcttaggagtcagcatgacccctacaccacgtccgtgccacttgcgtcatgcaaactggcatggatgctggcgttgAGCCATTTACGCCAGCCACCCTGGACGGCAGTGGCAGCGCAGGGCTCGGGCGCCGGTTGGGCCACCCGCCAGCGTTCTCCCGGCGCAAGTCCCCGCACTTATACCAGCCATcctggactgcagcagcagcgcgGGGCTTGGGCGCCAGCGGGGCCTCCCACCAGCATTATCCACAGGTGaagcaaccctacttacaggattgttgtgagactAAAACATGACCATGATCAGCTTGGAGAAAGAATGGGAACATTAAATAAATTTCAGCCCCCCAGTACTCAGTTAATGATGGCGCCTCTACCACTTAATGGCCAGATATCGATGACTGTCTGAATGGGTCTCTTTGTGTGACCTCTGAGCTCTTCTAGCAAGCCTGATGAAGGAAACTATCTAACTTTTCACTATCTAACCAGCCTAGTTATCCAGTCTCTAGTTGTGaccacagagaaagaagaaaggggagTTAAatgtcttcctctccctccctctgaccATAATCTGTGGTTGAGGCATCTGATGTAATGCAAAAACATCACATGAATATAACACCGAGGGGGAAGCCAGACTGAAGCTTCCATCTTGTGCAGTTGTGATAAGATCACTTCAACTGCCAGTTGTTTTCTGCAGCAATTCAATCCGTAGAGTGACAAAGATACTCAGGGGGactataagggggggggggaaggcttttaaTACAATTAAATTAGATCAGGTCTTCAGGGATGGTTTCAGGAGTCCCAAAGGAATGGTTTTAAGTAAGGCAATCAACTATACCTGATGAGTCTGGAGGAAGGAGAGGTTTTGCAACTGTAAAACCACACAGAGAGGTAATGCTGTCTTATCTGTTTTGCTCTTCTAGCATGTTAGACCTTGCCACAGCTCCAGATGCTTCCACGAGACAACAAAGATATGGATGGTAAGTTTTTGCATAAGTGtccgggcgaaaacgcatggtcgctttatcctcctttaatccctgttttagccaggatctaacgcacattaggcaaaacgcatccgttagatcctggctgaatcttggctgaaacagggattaaaggaagataaagtgaCAAAGCGTTTTCGCCCTCAGTTTCTTCTTGCACACAGTTCAGGCTTCTGGCTTTGGCTTATAAAGTTCTAGTTTGGACCAGAGTGTTTTTAGGGCCTCTTTCTGCAGAACAAATCTGATCATTAAGCTCATCATTGGAGGCCctggtttgggttgccaactgcctggagaataAATATCCTATCCCGTTGTTCTCACGGCCAGTTGGTAACTCTAGTGGTGAGAGACTATGACCTTACTAGATCGGAGCTTCTCAGCCTCTGAGGTCCCCACCCTGTGTGCGGTGCTCAGTTCAGATCATGACTGTGCCATGTGTGTGGGAATGGAGGAGAACCTCTAGTTCATATGTTACACAGGGTGGGGTCCTTAGACCCAAGTGGTGTACATACTtcttaacgtatgagttgttatTAGCTAGTGTTCGAGGTGGGTTAatggagaataggtctatcaacagctgttagccatgatggctaaatgaagCCTCCATTTTCAGCAGTAGTGTACCATTTAACTGTTTCTTGAGATGAACGAGGCTGTTGCCCTCATGTCCTGCTTGTAGAAATGTCAGGACATGTGGCAGTTTGGAATAACTACTAAATCTGATAGTTTTGTAAAAGGGGTTTTAAAAAGTCCTCTTAAGACACATATCCAGAGATTTCATTGTGGACATAAATTTTGGACCCCAATTTCTTAATAATGTTCACTATGAGAAGATTACATGTTTAAATTCTGTAATGGGTAGTGTACAGTGCATTTCTTAGCAGGGGTGtaccatctaagcccattgacttcagtgtacttggaagggtataatgctgtagagtttgGCACTGGTAGCATGAtataagcagggtttttttttgcagcagcagcaaaagaggtTTGGGGGCTCAGACCCAACGGCTTTTTTCTAGTCAGTTTGTATCTCTGCACAAGTCATTTGTCTCCATCTTACCTATTTGTTTGCATCTGTGGCCAGCcaaatctgggggagggggggtcatcttTCTCATTATGCagaccaaggcagcttacagtcaAATTTAAAACAGTCCGTCATAATCAAAGCAAGAATATCAAAAAATCGCTATCTaaaacagcagcataaaacaaTCAATCCAAACACTGCCAGCCAGCCAAACTCGAGAAACTGCTGGGAATTACAAACAAAGGCCTAAGCAGATGTTGAAAAGTCAATGAAGTAGGTGCCTGACAGATGTGTCGGGGGAATTCGTTCCACAGTCTGGGCTccataactgagaaggccctgtccctAGTAGCCACACACATTTCTGGTGGTGGGGACACCCCAGGCAATTGGCAGAGTTAAAAACACCCCTGGGAAACGTACAACGAAGGCGTAAGGACAACAACCTCCTATGTTTGTCCCAGCAGCCGGTATTCAGAGACAAAGAAGAAAGTATGTGAAGGAATGTCTGTTATGAGCTGCTGGACAGTCATTTCTGTCTGTGCATGGGAGTGAGAAGGCTGTGTGTGTTGTCGTAGCTCAGTCTTTGGCATTGTCCTTCCATGTGTAAAaacaaatgtttcctaatattcTTTTACATGCTTAATTCCTTAACCCTGTAATTTATATGCACGGAGCAACAGTAGTTTGGTTTCTTTCTCATTGTGGCATGGACCAAACTGTGTTGATCTTTGGGGGTTAAATATTGTGTGCAGATAATATTCATGACAGCCCTAAGCAAAGTGACACCCACAGTTTACGATTGTGCTGTTTGGtgacagaggattttttttttttaatagtgacCTCAAGTTGActtatgggccatttatgcttggtaattagcagcgtgttggTAATtagccccgcatatttttttgagttttgcacgctgaaccctgaaccgtcattcaggaagtgactgcgaagccggtgcatacctacttcgcatttcttaagagcccctttaacgcagccttttgtgtttgctccgcctccacaccgaagaatcccctcaacgAAGCATGCAAAGCGACAGCCGcgagttagctatgcaaacggcggttggctaatggaaggaacaaaggagcaggcgagtggggtgtgtgtgtgtggaatttctccttttgcgtcgggaccgtgaataagcattttaaaggtcacattttttaaaagagctttgagcgagcatcaaaattgaccctccATAAATGGCcatgtgaccctgtagggttttcaaggcaagaggcatttggaggtggtttgccattgcctgccttcacaggGGATTTATAGGCACCTGCAATATCTGTACACTTAGGATGTACAGACTAGGTGTCTGCCACCAGGCTCCTGCTCCTTAATATGCCAGGTTCTTGTTTTGGGAGCGGCTTGGCAGAGGGGCTGCCTTGTATCACCCCTTCTTTTTGTCACTGCTGCTATTTAGTCAGTTGCTGCTGGGTGTTTAGATTGTTGCTTTCTGACAAGCCCTGATTCACAAAAACCGAAAGGCTGGTGAGGGCACACTTTGAACTGATTGCCCAGATACACCCACAACTGTGTAGGCATGTGTTAAAACAGTATCAGCTTAGATCTTTCATACTATGCATACAAAGATATTCCAGCTTCGCATTTCAAAGATGTATTTATAACTCTCTGTTTTAATGCTGGCAGGACTTTTGGGCGCATGTTTAGAAGTGCTTTTGGAATGTCCAGAGGTGCGCGCTTTGCCTTGGACTGAGCTAGAAAATGACGGACAAACTGCGGAACCAAGATAGTGAGCTTATTAAATGAATTGTGTTTGGCAACCGTGTCTAAGGAGCTCTGACTTCAAAAATGTACACAGTCAGGAAAAGGGTTAGCTGGCTCTTGTTAGATGACTCCTTTTATCCTGCCTAATGAAGGGAAGCCACATCATACCGCTAATCTCCAGGCTGGAACTGTCAGGAACATTACTGATTGTTTTTGCAAATATGAGACTGCTTGAACCATGAAGGAGCAGTTAATAATAACCTGTTTTGTTTCTCATGCAGGTTTCTAAAGTCCTGGAAGTAAGGGAGCTCTCTTGTATCCTGGCAGAGTGTCAGCCATTTAACCTTGAGGAGGAAAGCTACACTGAAGTTCTCCAAATTCCAGACTTCCTCACTTGAAAGAAATCACTAGTCAATAATGTGAAAGAGAAAACAAAGCTGTTCTGGAGAAGAAGAACTCGTACTTCTgggctgtttattttttaaattcttcctttGTGAGCCAGGTTTTGTCAAACACCACCAAAAGATGCCTGCCAAGACACCCATCTACCTGAAAGCTGGCAACAATAAGAAAGGGAAGAAATTCAAGTTGAGGGACATTTTGTCCCCTGACATGATCAGCCCACCTCTCGGTGACTTTCGCCACACAATCCACATCGGGAAAGAAGGACAGCACGACGTTTTTGGAGACATCTCGTTTCTGCAAGGGAATTACGAGCTCTTACCCGGGAACGAGGGAGAGACGACGGGCAACCAGCGTGGAGGGCACAATGAGTTCCTGAGGGCAAACAGCACCTCTGACTCTGTGTTTACCGAAACGCCTTCCCCGGTGCTCAAAAATGCCATATCCCTTCCTGCCATTGGTGGTTCTCAAGCCCTCATGCTGCCCTTGTTGTCACCGGTGACATTTTATTCAAAGCAGGACTCTTTGGGGCCGTTAAGGAATCCCAGGCATAGCTGCGAGCCAGTAATGGAAGAAAAGTTGCAGGAGAAGAGCAAACAGTTGGAGAATGGGAAAATATACAAAGGTGACGTCACATGGCAGCGGGACGTCCCGACATCACATTATGCTAACGGAAGAGACAGTCATTCACCCAGCCTTTCAGAACAATACACTGAATGGCAAACAGAGGACTTATTTGACAACGGCCATCTTTCATGCGATTTAACCAAGACGCGAGTTAAATCCGAAGAATCCCTCTCGGACCTGGCCGAGCCTCTCCTGTCTCTGCAGCTTGACCTCGGGCCCTCGCTTTTGGATGAAGTGCTCAACGTGATGGACAAAAACAAACCGTAGAACACGTTGGGCTTCTCACCTCGCACAAACACAACTAAAACGTCAGGGTGCCATCCAGCAAAAGCTAAGCACTTGAGACTGCAGCCCTCCTATGCAAACTCCCCTTGGAAACGAGGCTTCTCGAGCTCAGTGGGaattacttctgagcaaacatgtAGAGTGCTGGCTTTCGTGTCTGTCGTTTCAATGGAAGACTCAGATTTCACCCGTTGAAAACTAATTGGAGTTCAACATTCTCAGCTTTGGCCCAGTTGTACCTTCCGTCTATACAAAATCGATTTGCTTTGCAGCTGACAAGTTTTCTAGaacaaaatgactttaaaatatttttttacgtAATGTccgtgatttttttttaaacatggcAAATGTCTTACATCAAGAGGACATGTTTTAAAGACACAATTTTCTTCCAAATGTAAAATGTTTTCTAGGAATTGAAACTTGTTGTCAACGTAATACTTAGGCGAGCTCTACGTTCAGTTCATTTTCAGGATCTCCTTTCTCCAGGATCCTGTACTTGCTCAGCAGAAGATTTATGAAGTGAAGGTTAAATGTTAATTAGTTCAGCATTACTTAATATGTAACTCCTCTCCTTCCCAGAATGATAGTTTTTTTTATTAGCAATGTTTTTCATTCTTGCTGCACTGTTATCCCTCAGTATTAATGCAGAGATTTGTGCTCAGATGGGAATGACTTTTTTCTGTTCAACTGTTATGGAAAGTATATGTTGCCAATACAATGGTGCCATTGAAGTTACTTAAGCCTCCAGTTCTAACCCAAAATGTATTCGGTTCTACAAAGTCCAATCTAAAAAAGATGAAGGGGCAAACTGCAGTTGCTATTAAATTATTTTAGGAGCTGAAGTCTATTTTTATGCACATTAGACTTTTTATGGTAGGTTCTA encodes the following:
- the CDC42EP3 gene encoding cdc42 effector protein 3 — encoded protein: MPAKTPIYLKAGNNKKGKKFKLRDILSPDMISPPLGDFRHTIHIGKEGQHDVFGDISFLQGNYELLPGNEGETTGNQRGGHNEFLRANSTSDSVFTETPSPVLKNAISLPAIGGSQALMLPLLSPVTFYSKQDSLGPLRNPRHSCEPVMEEKLQEKSKQLENGKIYKGDVTWQRDVPTSHYANGRDSHSPSLSEQYTEWQTEDLFDNGHLSCDLTKTRVKSEESLSDLAEPLLSLQLDLGPSLLDEVLNVMDKNKP